In the genome of Peromyscus eremicus chromosome 1, PerEre_H2_v1, whole genome shotgun sequence, the window GAGCAtgttggcatgcaggcagatgtggtgctagagctgagagtcctgtatcttgactcagaggcaatagGAAATGGAATGACTGTCACACTAAgtaagcttgagaaaagagacttcaaagtccacccccacagtgacactttctccataagaccacacctcctaatattgctaCTCCTttcagggccattttctttcaaaccaccacagtcttgCAGTTTTGTAGAGCGGATATCTGAAATGGGTCTTATTTGACTATAACCAAGGTATCCATATATCTGCATTTATTCTTCTTCAGACAAGGGGAGAATCCATTTCTTGGCTTTCCCCACTTCTAGAGGGCCCCTGCCTTCTTTAGTTCATgctccttcttcccctttctgaCCCTCCAGAGGGACACCATAATGGCCATCCTACCTTCTCTCTCTTTACCCTCATCTTCTTCTctggctctcctcctcctctcttatATGGACTCTTGTAATGACAATGGGCCTACCTGAATAATCCAGAATAATCCTTCCATCCAAAACCTTAACGTCACCATCACAAAATTCCATTTGCCATCTTAGATGACAGTCAACCAGTTCCAAGGATTCAGAGACAAGTAAAAGATGTGCAGAGCCATAACACATACTATAGCATCCACGTCACCCAAAGGCCAGAAACAAAAATTTGTAGGTCCTTTGGGGAAAGTATCTTGATCCTTAAAGATCAATTATGGATATCCCAGAAATACAAAGAGTCAAGTCTTCAGGACCAGGATCCTCAGAAAGAAGGAACTAAAAGGGATTGTAGGGCTTTGGTCAAAAAGTGCCTTGGCTCCACCAGCTTAGGGGAGTTGAACCCAAGGCTAGATGTGACGTTATGCCTATGTTGAGCTAGTCCTTGACTGCCATGCCGATATGGCTTTAGCAGTGGTTCTGAGACTGTGGAGGTTAAGAAGTCTCTGCCTCTACTGCTGGTGTCCCCTATCGTTCACATCTTTGGTACTCCCTAGGTATACACAGTCTACCGCTTTCCCACCTGCTTTCCTGCAGAGTCGGGCAGAATTTATTTCCTTGTCGTCtgccatgttttaatttttttctgatttacaCTTTTAAGTCTTggttattttatttcagtttatttctTGCCTTTATAGACTAAATGACTGTCATTTCCTTTTTTGCACATATTCTATATTCTAAtcagtacacatacatattttaattgtttCTAATGTTCACAACACACCTTTCTAAACTTCTTACAACTGGAAACAAAGGCTCATGTTTTACACTAATGACCTGGCAGTTTCCCATCTTCTCCATCAGGAAGACAATGTGATGTATGAGAGGGACTGTAGTGGGGACACCACACATTTCTCAAAGGAGTGCAGCAACTGCCTTCCATGTGACACTCTGACCACAATCCAACAGCAGGACAAACTGCATCTGGGTGCCTGACCTCCCTCTGCTTTGTCATTTCCTCCAATACATTTCTTTATGTTGACCTTCATTTCTTTCCACTTCTATATTTATTCATGGAAATTTGTACTAAAGACagcacagagagggagggagggaaggagggagggagggagggagggagggagagagggagggagggaggaaggaaggaaagaaggaaggaaaagcccagaggataCAGACAGCTGTGACATGGACATTTGAAAATCAACTTAGAATGCATCACTCAACACCCTCCTTGTCATGGTCAAAATGAGCTTCTAGGAAAGACATCTCCAGACCCTGTCTACACAGTTGACAAGAATGTTTCTTCCGGTTCATTTTCCTGGATCCTCAGAGGCACTATTCTGTTTACTGTTGTGACCAAAACACCTGAGAGAAGAACTTAAGTGagggacattttattttttctcatgaaTTCAGAGGATTCTCTTCCTGGTTACTAGGTCCCAGTATTTAAGCAAAACATCATGGTGACAGAAGAATGTGGCAGAGGAGACTCATCATTTCATGACAGAGAGAAAGCCCAGAGAGGACAGGGGTACTAAGCAGACCTTTTAAAGGTGGattcccagtgacctacttcctccagtgaggccctACTTTGAAAAGTTTCCAAAATGCTCCCAAATAGTACATCCAGGTGAGGACCAAGAATTCAACACAACTGGACTCCTGATGGGACACCAtgtcatgcagccttgaggcagggggaagggtttGGACTTGCCTCTCctggatgtgcctccccctgggaggccttgccttcttgtggaggggaagtgggaggttggttggggggaaggctgtgggggcaggagaaaagagggggacctctgattggtgtgtaaaatgaaaaaaatcttaattaaaaaatgaaaaaaagaaaaaaaagaattcaacacAAGAGCATATGGTTTTGTATTTAAACCCTATCATCCTGTGTTCTCTTGACTTTCCGTCCCTCTTCACTCCTTTTCCTGTCAGCTATGCTTTTCATCCTTAGACCTTGAAAGAATCCTTATGACACAGTCTCGTATCTGCTTGGTTTTCACTCCATAGACAACAGGGTTCATAGTGGGAggcaaaagcaaataaatattaGCCACAATGATGAGGCAAGATGGATGGATTACACGGTCCCCAAATcggtttaaaaagaaacaaaagaaggcTGGGCCATAGGAGAAAATGATGGCACAGATGTGGGCAGTGCAGGTGCTGAAGGCCTTCTGCCGAGCATCTGCTGAGGACAGGCTGACCACTGCCCTCAGGATCATGGTGTAGGAGACAGTGATACACAGGATGTCAAAGCCCCCAATCAAGAGGGCAATCATCAAACCATAGACAATATTGACCTTGATATTCCCGCAGGAGACCTTGGCTACAGATAACTGGTCACAGTAGGTATGGTGTATCATGTTGCCTCTGCAGTAAGGGAGTTGCTTTGTGATGAAAACCAAAGGAATAATGAGTACCACTGCTCTCAAGAAAGTAGCAAGCCCAGCTTTTGCAATGACAGGGTTGGTGAGGATGGTGGAATAGCGCAGAGGATAGCAAATTGCTACATAGCGATCCAGAGCCATCAGCATCAGCACCCCAGACTCCATCCCTGTGAAAGTGTGAATGAAGAACATCTGGACCAGACAGTCACTAAAGCTGATTTCCTTAAGGTAGAACCAGAAGATGCAGAGAGTTTTGGGGATTGAAGCAGTGCACATGACCAGGTCAGTAAAGGATAACATAGCCAAGAAGTAATACATGGACCTGTGAAGGGAATCCTCAAAGAAGATGAGGTAGAGGAGTCCACAGTTCCCCACCACAGCTACTGCATACATAGAACAGAACGGGAAGGAAATCCAGACATGCATGTCTTCCAGGCCTGGGATCCCATTCAGAATGAATGAGGCTGGGGTCACCTCTGTTTGAT includes:
- the LOC131900900 gene encoding olfactory receptor 52N4-like; the encoded protein is MLLLNQTEVTPASFILNGIPGLEDMHVWISFPFCSMYAVAVVGNCGLLYLIFFEDSLHRSMYYFLAMLSFTDLVMCTASIPKTLCIFWFYLKEISFSDCLVQMFFIHTFTGMESGVLMLMALDRYVAICYPLRYSTILTNPVIAKAGLATFLRAVVLIIPLVFITKQLPYCRGNMIHHTYCDQLSVAKVSCGNIKVNIVYGLMIALLIGGFDILCITVSYTMILRAVVSLSSADARQKAFSTCTAHICAIIFSYGPAFFCFFLNRFGDRVIHPSCLIIVANIYLLLPPTMNPVVYGVKTKQIRDCVIRILSRSKDEKHS